A stretch of DNA from Triticum dicoccoides isolate Atlit2015 ecotype Zavitan chromosome 2A, WEW_v2.0, whole genome shotgun sequence:
CGTATCGCCATTTGCAGCTAGCGAGCGAGCTCGGGACGGACCGGAGGCGGGAGCGCGCGATgatgtcggagaggagaggggagtGGGAGGACTACCGGACGCCGCACGGGCTGCTGATGGCGGTGGTGATGGGGGCGGTGGTGGCGGGGCCGCTGTTCGtcctggacggcggcgaggcgctGCGCGAGGCCCTGTCGGAGCTGCTCGGGCCCGTGGGGCTCCCGCTGCTGCCCCTTGGCCTCGTCGTCCTCATCCGCGTCCTCTCCTCCGGCTATCGGCTCGTCGACGTCCTCGGCTTCGCCCTGGGAGAGTCGCTCGACGCCGCCTACCGCTCCGGGCGGGGGTCGCCGGTGGGGGTCGTGCTCGCGCTGCTGTTCTTCCTGCTCGCGGTGTACTACAGGTCGTGGTCGCCGTTCGGCGGCGACGACGAGTAGCTGGCGTGGGCTCTGGCTGGTGAGATCGGGCGTGCGGTGCGGGTTTGCATGTGTGATGCATGTGCGATCGGCAGCCTGCTGCTTAGTTGTAATATAATCGGCAAAAATAacattgagcctctttgattcgaagAATTTTTAGAAGGTTCTGATCGTAGGCATGTTTTCTACCAGAGTTGTTGGATTCATAGGATTGCAAACCGTACAATTTTTTTCGGTTGTTATAAGATTTATTTGTACGTTTTGTAGCAAATTTTTCCATCCACCTTAACCTCTTGAAAACGAATTCTACATCTCTCATGTACGCAATCAAACAGCCATTATGCATGCCTGCTGCTTAGTTGTAATCGGCGGAAATAacattgagcctctttgattcaaagAATTTTTAGAGGGTTCTAATCCTTAGGCAtgtgtttcttttctttctttctttttttgaactGCTTAGGCATGTTTTCTACATGAGTTCTTGGATTCATAGGATTGCAAACTATACAGGTTGTTACAAGATTTATTATTTGTCGGCTTTATAGCAAAAATATTGGTTGTTATAAGATTTCTTTGTAGGTTTTATAGCAAAATTTCCATCCACCTTAACCTCTTGAAAACGAATTGTACGTCATTGATGTACCCAATCAAACAGCCATTCATTTCGATGTCTGCGTGCACATCAAAGAGGGCCTTTGTTCGCCAGATGCGTTGAAACATCAATTAATTTTCTGTGGTAGCTGCTCTGATGGCAAG
This window harbors:
- the LOC119358981 gene encoding uncharacterized protein LOC119358981 — translated: MMSERRGEWEDYRTPHGLLMAVVMGAVVAGPLFVLDGGEALREALSELLGPVGLPLLPLGLVVLIRVLSSGYRLVDVLGFALGESLDAAYRSGRGSPVGVVLALLFFLLAVYYRSWSPFGGDDE